A window from Zingiber officinale cultivar Zhangliang chromosome 7A, Zo_v1.1, whole genome shotgun sequence encodes these proteins:
- the LOC122000942 gene encoding 40S ribosomal protein S7-like, which translates to MFTARKKIQKEKDLEPTEFEDTVAQAFFDLENGNQELKSDLKDLYINSAVQLDIAGNHKAVVIHIPHRLRKAYKKIHVRLIRELEKKFSGKDVVLIATRRILRPPKKGSAVVRPRSRTLTAVHDAILEDVVYPAEIVGKRVRYRLDGSKIIKIFLDPKERNNTEYKLTTFSGVYRKLCGKDVVFEYPITENA; encoded by the exons ATGTTTACTGCAAGGAAAAAGATCCAAAAGGAAAAGGATCTCGAGCCAACTGAATTTGAGGACACAGTTGCTCAG GCATTTTTTGATCTTGAGAATGGAAATCAGGAATTAAAGAGTGATTTGAAGGACCTTTACATCAATTCAGCAGT TCAGTTGGATATTGCTGGGAATCATAAAGCTGTGGTTATCCATATACCACATAGACTTCGTAAAGCCTACAAGAAAATTCATGTGAGGCTGATTAGGGAGTTGGAAAAGAAGTTCAGTGGGAAG GATGTGGTTCTTATTGCCACGCGAAGGATATTAAGGCCGCCAAAGAAAGGTTCTGCTGTTGTGCGCCCCCGCAGCCGCACTCTAACAGCAGTTCACGATGCCATCCTAGAAGATGTTGTCTACCCGGCTGAAATTGTTGGGAAGCGAGTGAGATATCGCCTGGATGGTTCTAAGATCATCAAG ATCTTCCTTGACCCGAAGGAACGCAACAACACTGAATATAAACTCACGACGTTCTCAGGAGTTTATCGAAAGCTCTGTGGGAAAGACGTGGTATTTGAGTACCCTATTACCGAAAATGCCTAG
- the LOC122000941 gene encoding uncharacterized protein LOC122000941 → MEDPKRMDPRDPLKDVVADCTRRWFQDALKEAKAGDVAMQIMVGQMYHVGYGVPINEQKAHAWITKASKYRSSSWKFSGKHPGYGASDSDSSDVENIVVKS, encoded by the exons ATGGAAGATCCGAAACGGATGGATCCCCGTGACCCCCTCAAGGACGTGGTGGCGGATTGCACTCGGCGGTGGTTCCAGGATGCGCTCAAAGAGGCCAAGGCCGGGGATGTAGCGATGCAGATTATGGTCGGTCAGATGTACCATGTTGGCTATGGCGTCCCCATAAATGAACAAAAG GCACATGCATGGATTACAAAAGCATCTAAGTATCGTTCATCATCTTGGAAGTTTAGCGGCAAACACCCag GTTATGGTGCTAGTGACTCAGACTCCTCCGATGTGGAGAATATTGTGGTGAAATCATGA